One genomic window of Eggerthella timonensis includes the following:
- a CDS encoding slipin family protein — protein sequence MKRDTRKAASVGADLPNATAASAVPAYADARGMPDGIRATTSRSRASRNGAVVFAVVVFAAAFGIVLAVAQAAFGEIGLVALAAAVVIAWLTSSSVHIVLEWEKAVVLRLGKFNRVAGPGIVFTWPIVEFYTLRIDQRVATTYFGAEETLTSDLVPINVDAVLFWMVWNAKSATVEVEDYASAVAWIAQTAMRKAIGSTTVSEVATRRDQLDELLKEAIEEKLNPWGITIIDVEIRDIVVPKELQAAMAMEAVAERKKNARMVLAEAEKDISEMLKDASEVYAGDADAMKLRTMHLAYESVEQSGGTLVIPSAFSEGFVDNAPGEGITSKG from the coding sequence ATGAAACGCGATACGCGAAAGGCGGCGTCGGTCGGCGCCGACCTGCCGAATGCGACCGCTGCGAGCGCCGTGCCCGCCTATGCCGACGCCCGCGGCATGCCCGACGGCATCCGCGCGACGACCAGCCGCAGCCGCGCGTCCCGCAACGGGGCCGTCGTGTTCGCCGTGGTGGTGTTCGCGGCGGCGTTCGGCATCGTGCTGGCGGTTGCGCAGGCGGCCTTCGGCGAGATCGGCCTCGTCGCCCTCGCGGCGGCGGTCGTGATCGCGTGGCTGACGTCCTCGTCGGTGCACATCGTGCTGGAGTGGGAGAAGGCGGTGGTGCTGCGCCTGGGCAAGTTCAACCGCGTGGCGGGCCCCGGCATCGTGTTCACCTGGCCCATCGTCGAATTCTACACGCTGCGCATCGACCAGCGCGTGGCCACCACGTACTTCGGCGCCGAGGAGACGCTCACGAGCGACCTCGTCCCCATCAACGTGGACGCCGTGCTGTTCTGGATGGTGTGGAACGCGAAGAGCGCCACCGTGGAAGTGGAGGACTACGCCTCGGCCGTGGCCTGGATCGCCCAGACGGCCATGCGCAAGGCCATCGGCTCCACCACCGTGTCCGAGGTGGCCACGCGCCGCGACCAGCTGGACGAGCTGCTCAAGGAGGCCATCGAGGAGAAGCTCAACCCCTGGGGCATCACGATCATCGATGTGGAGATCCGCGACATCGTCGTGCCGAAGGAGCTGCAGGCCGCCATGGCCATGGAGGCCGTCGCCGAGCGCAAGAAGAACGCCCGCATGGTGCTGGCCGAGGCCGAGAAGGACATCTCCGAGATGCTCAAGGACGCATCCGAGGTGTACGCCGGCGACGCCGACGCCATGAAGCTGCGCACGATGCACCTCGCCTACGAAAGCGTCGAGCAGTCGGGCGGCACCCTCGTCATCCCGAGCGCCTTCAGCGAAGGCTTCGTCGACAACGCGCCGGGGGAGGGTATCACGAGCAAGGGCTGA
- a CDS encoding molybdopterin-containing oxidoreductase family protein, with the protein MSETKSPHGGLTRRSFLKTTGAVAGVAAVAGTGAALTELAPKAYAEGAVAVDGEQVFRTSCRGNCGSRCPQEVVVREGKVVRTTAAQLPGDDNVRRRLCVKGYTQPQRLYEPDRLKYPMKRASWSPENPNGEARGNGDWERISWDEAIDIVSTQIGAIMEQHGPSSVALWTSYGSNNVLNGTSAGFMSVAYGRFITSTGITVLGASADYAQLKTQMSDLAVTGNDCADIANAKTIMAWGGNPAEAYIHDWQFVCQAREKGAKLITIDPQFTASAMHSDVYVPIRPGTDGALMLGMANYIVENGLVDEDFMKQKTVSPLLIKEDGTYFRMSDLGVEPTQGPINPYTGQPSVIDPNVVWDAATGGPVMAAKAADPVLLGSFEHEGTAVQTVYQKTLDSIKEFTVEKAAEICDLPVETVEMLAKTYATEGPVAVLTYQGIGHHVNSHHNYKNLSLIGALTGNAGKPGAMLFRAYGTSMPTNSAEYMLGKVALNICGMYLPQILETKQWAGKELDIRMLFCTNGNMLSCESGRTKLVEAVKKVDFVVCADVNLTDTARYADVLLPVTHAYETEDFDGGGSTPFPTYYHKVIDPLYECKTDLEIMRLIADKLGMSQIYAKSDEEFLRAVIDTPANIAGGCGYDDFHKDKPVKNYAFTEKSLVDTFANTPTQRLQYYIEKPMPRNNFGQEIADYERLPHYEHANEAYWENPLREKYPLMGCSEHPKYHVHSQCAHTPWLRELEPEPLLKVNASDAAARGIEQGDYVRVYNDHGYAVLKARVTEGIKPGVVSIPHGWQADQFVEGHTQDLTNIFMNDFVSNSAFYDFLCEVEKYEGGER; encoded by the coding sequence ATGTCGGAAACGAAGAGCCCGCACGGCGGACTCACGCGCAGGAGCTTCCTGAAGACGACCGGCGCCGTCGCAGGCGTCGCAGCCGTCGCGGGGACGGGCGCCGCCTTGACCGAGCTCGCGCCGAAGGCGTACGCGGAAGGGGCCGTCGCCGTCGATGGCGAGCAGGTGTTCCGCACGTCCTGCCGCGGCAACTGCGGCAGCCGCTGCCCGCAGGAAGTGGTCGTGCGCGAGGGCAAGGTCGTGCGCACCACCGCAGCGCAGCTGCCGGGCGATGACAACGTGCGCCGTCGTCTGTGCGTGAAGGGCTACACCCAGCCCCAACGCCTGTACGAGCCCGACCGTTTGAAGTACCCCATGAAGCGCGCCAGCTGGAGCCCTGAGAACCCGAACGGGGAAGCGCGCGGCAACGGCGACTGGGAGCGCATCAGCTGGGACGAGGCCATCGATATCGTGTCCACGCAGATCGGCGCCATCATGGAGCAGCACGGCCCCTCGTCGGTGGCCCTGTGGACGTCCTACGGTTCCAACAACGTGCTGAACGGCACGTCCGCCGGCTTCATGTCGGTGGCCTACGGCCGCTTCATCACGTCCACCGGCATCACGGTGCTCGGAGCGAGTGCCGACTACGCCCAGCTCAAAACTCAGATGTCCGACCTCGCCGTCACGGGCAACGACTGCGCCGACATCGCCAACGCCAAAACCATCATGGCGTGGGGCGGCAACCCGGCCGAGGCCTACATCCACGACTGGCAGTTCGTGTGCCAGGCGCGCGAGAAGGGCGCCAAGCTCATCACCATCGACCCGCAGTTCACGGCATCGGCCATGCACTCGGACGTCTACGTCCCTATCCGCCCCGGCACCGACGGCGCGCTCATGCTGGGCATGGCGAACTACATCGTCGAGAACGGCCTGGTGGACGAGGACTTCATGAAGCAGAAGACCGTCTCGCCGCTGCTCATCAAGGAGGACGGCACGTACTTCCGCATGAGCGACCTGGGCGTCGAACCTACGCAGGGACCCATCAACCCCTACACGGGCCAGCCGAGCGTCATCGATCCGAACGTCGTGTGGGACGCGGCGACGGGCGGTCCCGTCATGGCCGCCAAGGCCGCCGACCCAGTGCTGCTGGGCAGCTTCGAGCACGAGGGCACCGCGGTTCAGACGGTGTACCAGAAGACGCTCGACTCCATCAAGGAATTCACGGTGGAGAAGGCCGCTGAGATCTGCGACCTGCCCGTCGAGACCGTCGAGATGCTGGCGAAGACCTACGCCACCGAGGGCCCCGTCGCCGTGCTCACGTACCAGGGCATCGGCCACCACGTGAACTCGCATCACAACTACAAGAACCTTTCGCTCATCGGCGCGCTCACCGGCAACGCGGGCAAGCCCGGCGCCATGCTGTTCCGCGCCTACGGCACGTCCATGCCCACGAACTCCGCCGAGTACATGCTGGGCAAGGTGGCGCTCAACATCTGCGGCATGTACCTGCCCCAGATCCTCGAGACGAAGCAATGGGCCGGCAAGGAGCTCGACATCCGCATGCTGTTCTGCACGAACGGCAACATGCTGTCCTGCGAGTCGGGCCGCACGAAGCTGGTCGAGGCCGTGAAGAAGGTCGACTTCGTCGTGTGCGCCGACGTCAACCTCACCGACACGGCGCGTTACGCCGACGTGCTGCTGCCCGTCACGCACGCCTACGAGACCGAGGACTTCGACGGCGGCGGCTCCACGCCGTTCCCCACGTACTACCACAAGGTGATCGACCCGCTGTACGAGTGCAAGACCGATCTCGAGATCATGCGCCTCATCGCCGACAAGCTGGGCATGAGCCAGATCTACGCCAAGTCCGACGAGGAGTTCCTGCGCGCCGTCATCGACACGCCGGCCAACATCGCGGGCGGCTGCGGCTACGACGACTTCCATAAGGACAAGCCCGTGAAGAACTACGCGTTCACGGAGAAGTCGCTGGTGGACACGTTCGCCAACACGCCGACGCAGCGCCTGCAGTACTACATCGAGAAGCCCATGCCGCGCAACAACTTCGGCCAGGAGATCGCCGACTACGAACGCCTGCCGCACTACGAGCATGCCAACGAGGCCTACTGGGAGAACCCGTTGCGCGAGAAGTACCCGCTCATGGGCTGCAGCGAGCACCCGAAGTACCACGTGCATTCGCAGTGCGCCCACACGCCGTGGCTGCGCGAGCTCGAGCCCGAGCCGCTGCTCAAGGTGAACGCTTCCGACGCCGCCGCGCGCGGCATCGAGCAGGGCGACTACGTGCGCGTGTACAACGACCACGGGTACGCCGTGCTCAAGGCGCGCGTGACCGAGGGCATCAAGCCGGGCGTCGTCTCCATCCCGCACGGGTGGCAGGCCGACCAGTTCGTCGAGGGCCACACGCAGGACCTCACGAACATCTTCATGAACGATTTCGTCTCGAACAGCGCGTTCTACGATTTCCTCTGCGAAGTCGAGAAGTACGAAGGGGGTGAGCGGTAA